One genomic segment of Bradyrhizobium prioriisuperbiae includes these proteins:
- the cbiE gene encoding precorrin-6y C5,15-methyltransferase (decarboxylating) subunit CbiE, giving the protein MADPWLTIVGCGEDGLDGLSDASRKALADAETVFGGERHLALAGITGRGHPWPVPFATSGVLACRGRPTVVLASGDPFWFGVGSTLTEQLNDDEWIAYPAPSTFSRAAARLGWRLESVVCLGLHAAPFERLVPHLALDARIICLVRDGKAAGLLAEWLTMRGWGESKLWNLVALGGPRESITQHRADDYTADPGERLVAVALELSGSDGLPRSSGLPDALFVHDGQITKRPIRALALSALAPRLGERLWDIGAGSGSIAVEWALCGGSAIAIETRERRAANIRANAAAFGLTHRIRVVEGTAPDILSGLETPQAVFMGGGLDAAMFDAIWSLVPPRTRLVAHAVTLETEALLADLQQRHGGELMRIEIAHAASLGRYRSWDAVRPIVQWSGFR; this is encoded by the coding sequence GTCTTCGGTGGCGAGCGGCATCTCGCGCTGGCAGGCATCACCGGCCGCGGCCATCCCTGGCCGGTCCCGTTCGCCACGAGCGGCGTGCTGGCTTGCCGCGGCCGCCCGACCGTGGTGCTCGCCTCGGGAGATCCGTTCTGGTTTGGCGTTGGCAGCACTCTCACGGAGCAGCTGAATGACGATGAGTGGATTGCGTATCCCGCACCGTCGACATTTTCGCGCGCCGCGGCGCGGTTGGGATGGCGGCTCGAATCCGTCGTCTGTCTCGGGCTTCACGCGGCACCGTTCGAACGCCTGGTGCCGCATCTCGCCCTTGACGCACGCATCATTTGTCTGGTGCGTGACGGCAAGGCGGCGGGTCTTCTGGCCGAATGGCTGACGATGCGCGGCTGGGGCGAATCGAAGCTCTGGAACCTGGTCGCGCTCGGCGGCCCGCGCGAATCCATCACGCAACATCGCGCCGACGACTACACGGCCGATCCCGGTGAGAGACTGGTGGCTGTTGCGCTGGAACTTTCCGGATCGGATGGGTTGCCGCGCAGTTCCGGACTGCCCGACGCGCTGTTCGTTCATGACGGCCAGATCACCAAGCGGCCGATACGTGCACTTGCGTTGTCCGCGCTCGCGCCGAGACTGGGTGAGAGGTTGTGGGACATCGGCGCCGGCTCCGGCTCGATTGCGGTGGAATGGGCGCTGTGCGGAGGGAGCGCGATCGCAATCGAAACGCGGGAAAGGCGCGCGGCGAACATCCGGGCCAATGCCGCAGCTTTTGGCCTGACGCATCGGATCCGTGTCGTTGAGGGAACGGCGCCCGATATCCTTTCGGGCCTCGAGACGCCGCAGGCCGTGTTCATGGGCGGCGGGCTCGACGCGGCGATGTTCGATGCGATCTGGTCGCTTGTTCCCCCGCGCACGCGGCTGGTTGCGCACGCCGTCACGCTGGAGACGGAGGCATTGCTCGCGGATCTGCAGCAACGTCATGGCGGCGAACTGATGCGGATCGAGATTGCGCATGCAGCCAGCCTCGGCCGCTATCGGTCCTGGGACGCGGTGCGGCCGATCGTGCAATGGAGCGGTTTCAGGTGA
- a CDS encoding cobalamin biosynthesis protein, whose translation MKVAGLGFKRDVDVAALREVLAATGCADGLAAIATIGDKAETAALRLLARELGVPIKAVPADALVGIATCTQSELIKTTFGTGSIAEAAALVAAGRGARLISTRTVSRDRTATAAVAEGDGE comes from the coding sequence GTGAAGGTCGCAGGTCTGGGATTCAAACGCGACGTGGATGTCGCTGCGCTGCGCGAGGTGCTCGCTGCAACGGGCTGCGCCGATGGGCTTGCCGCAATCGCAACCATCGGCGACAAGGCCGAGACGGCTGCGCTCCGATTGCTCGCCCGCGAATTAGGCGTGCCGATCAAGGCGGTTCCGGCCGATGCCCTGGTCGGCATCGCCACTTGCACGCAATCCGAATTGATCAAGACGACCTTCGGCACGGGATCCATCGCCGAAGCTGCGGCCCTCGTGGCGGCTGGCCGAGGAGCGCGTCTCATTTCGACACGGACGGTGTCACGGGATCGGACCGCCACCGCGGCGGTCGCGGAAGGAGACGGCGAATGA